A single Sorex araneus isolate mSorAra2 chromosome 8, mSorAra2.pri, whole genome shotgun sequence DNA region contains:
- the FOSB gene encoding protein FosB isoform X1 has translation MFQAFPGDYDSGSRCSSSPSAESQYLSSVDSFGSPPTAAASQECAGLGEMPGSFVPTVTAITTSQDLQWLVQPTLISSMAQSQGQPLASQPPAVDPYDMPGTSYSTPGLSTYSSGAASGGPSTSGTSSAPGPVRPTRARPRRPREETLTPEEEEKRRVRRERNKLAAAKCRNRRRELTDRLQAETDQLEEEKAELESEIAELQKEKERLEFVLVAHKPGCKIPYEEGPGPGPLAEVRDLPGSAAAKEDGFSWLLPPPPPPPLPFQLGQDAPPNLTASLFTHSEVQVLGDPFPVVNPSYTSSFVLTCPEVSAFAGAQRPSGSDQPCDPLSSPSLLAL, from the exons ATGTTTCAGGCTTTCCCCGGAGACTACGACTCCGGCTCCCGGTGTAGTTCCTCACCCTCCGCCGAGTCTCAGTATCTGTCTTCGGTGGACTCCTTCGGCAGCCCGCCCACCGCCGCCGCCTCCCAG GAGTGCGCCGGTCTCGGGGAAATGCCCGGTTCCTTCGTGCCCACGGTCACCGCCATCACCACCAGCCAGGACCTCCAGTGGCTCGTGCAACCCACCCTCATCTCTTCCATGGCCCAGTcccaggggcagcccctggcctCACAGCCCCCGGCCGTTGACCCCTATGACATGCCGGGAACCAGCTACTCCACGCCGGGCCTCAGCACCTACAGCAGCGGGGCAGCCAGTGGTGGCCCTTCCACCAGTGGGACCTCCAGTGCACCCGGGCCCGTGCGCCCCACCCGAGCCCGGCCCAGAAGACCCCGAGAGGAGACG CTTACTccggaggaagaggagaagagaagggtgCGCCGGGAACGGAATAAACTGGCAGCTGCCAAGTGCAGGAACCGTCGGAGGGAATTAACTGATCGACTCCAGGCG GAGACAGACCAACTGGAGGAAGAAAAGGCCGAGCTGGAGTCGGAGATCGCCGAGCTCCAAAAGGAGAAGGAGCGTCTGGAGTTTGTGCTGGTGGCCCACAAACCGGGCTGCAAGATCCCCTACGAAgaggggccgggcccgggccccCTGGCGGAGGTGAGAGATTTGCCGGGGTCTGCGGCCGCCAAGGAAGACGGCTTCAGCTGGTTGCTGCCGCCCCCGCCACCGCCGCCCCTGCCCTTCCAGCTCGGCCAGGACGCACCCCCCAACCTGACGGCTTCTCTCTTTACACACAGTGAAGTTCAAGTCCTGGGCGACCCTTTCCCCGTTGTTAACCCTTCGTACACTTCCTCGTTTGTCCTCACCTGCCCGGAGGTCTCCGCGTTCGCCGGCGCCCAACGCCCCAGCGGCAGTGACCAGCCTTGCGACCCCCTGAGCTCGCCCTCCCTTCTTGCTCTGTGA
- the FOSB gene encoding protein FosB isoform X2: MFQAFPGDYDSGSRCSSSPSAESQYLSSVDSFGSPPTAAASQECAGLGEMPGSFVPTVTAITTSQDLQWLVQPTLISSMAQSQGQPLASQPPAVDPYDMPGTSYSTPGLSTYSSGAASGGPSTSGTSSAPGPVRPTRARPRRPREETLTPEEEEKRRVRRERNKLAAAKCRNRRRELTDRLQAETDQLEEEKAELESEIAELQKEKERLEFVLVAHKPGCKIPYEEGPGPGPLAE; the protein is encoded by the exons ATGTTTCAGGCTTTCCCCGGAGACTACGACTCCGGCTCCCGGTGTAGTTCCTCACCCTCCGCCGAGTCTCAGTATCTGTCTTCGGTGGACTCCTTCGGCAGCCCGCCCACCGCCGCCGCCTCCCAG GAGTGCGCCGGTCTCGGGGAAATGCCCGGTTCCTTCGTGCCCACGGTCACCGCCATCACCACCAGCCAGGACCTCCAGTGGCTCGTGCAACCCACCCTCATCTCTTCCATGGCCCAGTcccaggggcagcccctggcctCACAGCCCCCGGCCGTTGACCCCTATGACATGCCGGGAACCAGCTACTCCACGCCGGGCCTCAGCACCTACAGCAGCGGGGCAGCCAGTGGTGGCCCTTCCACCAGTGGGACCTCCAGTGCACCCGGGCCCGTGCGCCCCACCCGAGCCCGGCCCAGAAGACCCCGAGAGGAGACG CTTACTccggaggaagaggagaagagaagggtgCGCCGGGAACGGAATAAACTGGCAGCTGCCAAGTGCAGGAACCGTCGGAGGGAATTAACTGATCGACTCCAGGCG GAGACAGACCAACTGGAGGAAGAAAAGGCCGAGCTGGAGTCGGAGATCGCCGAGCTCCAAAAGGAGAAGGAGCGTCTGGAGTTTGTGCTGGTGGCCCACAAACCGGGCTGCAAGATCCCCTACGAAgaggggccgggcccgggccccCTGGCGGAG TGA
- the RTN2 gene encoding reticulon-2 isoform X2, protein MGTSVADLLYWKDSRTSGAVFTGLMVSLLCLLHFSIVSVAAHSALLMLGATISLRVYRKVLQALHKGDGTNPFQAYLDVDLTLSREQTEHLSRLIASQVVSGVIQLRHFFLVEDLVDSLKLALLFYILTFVGAVFNGLTLLILGVIALFTLPLLYRQHQAQIDQYMGLVTNQLSHIKTKIRAKIPGTGALASAAATVSGSKAKAE, encoded by the exons ATGGGGACTTCAG TGGCCGACCTGCTGTACTGGAAGGACTCGCGGACGTCAGGCGCCGTGTTCACGGGCCTCATGgtctccctgctctgtctcctgCACTTCAGCATCGTGTCCGTGGCCGCACACTCCGCCCTGCTGATGCTGGGCGCCACCATCTCTCTCAGGGTTTACCGCAAAGTGCTGCAGGCTCTGCACAAGGGCGACGGCACCAACCCCTTCCA GGCCTACCTGGATGTGGACTTGACCTTGAGCCGCGAGCAGACAGAGCATCTGTCCCGGCTGATCGCCTCCCAGGTGGTCTCGGGGGTCATTCAGTTGCGGCATTTCTTCCTCGTTGAAGACCTCGTGGACTCTCTCAAG CTGGCCCTTCTCTTCTACATCCTGACCTTTGTGGGTGCTGTCTTCAATGGTTTGACTCTCCTCATTCTGG GAGTGATCGCTTTATTCACCCTTCCGCTGCTCTACCGGCAACACCAG GCCCAGATCGACCAGTACATGGGACTGGTGACCAATCAGCTGAGCCACATCAAAACTAA GATCCGAGCTAAGATTCCAGGGACCGGAGCCCTTGCCTCGGCTGCTGCCACCGTTTCCGGATCCAAAGCCAAAGCCGAATGA
- the RTN2 gene encoding reticulon-2 isoform X1: protein MGQVLPVFAHCKEAPSTASSTPDSTEGGNDDSDFRELHTAREFSEDDEEETTSQDWGTPRELTFSYIAFDGAVGSGARRDSIARRPRPQGRSVSEPRDPPPQPGLGDSLESIPSLSQSPEPGRRSEHDAAPPPERPLEDLRLHLDRLGWAARGAASGEDSDTTSSTPLEDEEPETVESRETGKGLDLPLGLSRSSPPRILTPLPSPGSGSPQVRTPSPPGSRDSNSLSEEPLINKEEVPWRQLEREPITGQSFDSTDQSEFTLEPHILVADLLYWKDSRTSGAVFTGLMVSLLCLLHFSIVSVAAHSALLMLGATISLRVYRKVLQALHKGDGTNPFQAYLDVDLTLSREQTEHLSRLIASQVVSGVIQLRHFFLVEDLVDSLKLALLFYILTFVGAVFNGLTLLILGVIALFTLPLLYRQHQAQIDQYMGLVTNQLSHIKTKIRAKIPGTGALASAAATVSGSKAKAE, encoded by the exons AAGAAGCTCCGTCTACAGCCTCCTCCACCCCTGACTCCACAGAAG GTGGAAACGACGATTCGGATTTTAGGGAGCTGCACACAGCCCGGGAATTCTCCGAGGACGACGAGGAAGAGACCACGTCGCAGGACTGGGGCACCCCCCGGGAGCTGACCTTCTCCTACATCGCTTTCGACGGCGCGGTAGGCTCCGGGGCCCGCCGGGACTCAATTGCCCGCCGTCCCCGGCCCCAAGGCCGCTCAGTCTCAGAACCTCGAGACCCGCCCCCGCAGCCTGGCCTCGGGGACAGCTTGGAGAGCATCCCCAGCCTGAGCCAGTCTCCGGAGCCCGGGCGCCGCAGCGAGCACGACGCTGCTCCTCCCCCCGAACGGCCCCTGGAGGATTTGCGGCTCCACCTGGACCGGCTGGGCTGGGCAGCCCGGGGAGCGGCGTCCGGCGAGGACTCTGATACCACTAGCTCCACTCCGCTGGAAGACGAAGAGCCAGAAACAGTAGAGAGCAGGGAGACTGGTAAAG GTTTGGACCTGCCACTTGGGCTCTCTCGGTCATCGCCACCCCGGATCTTGACGCCACTGCCCAGTCCTGGCTCTGGGAGCCCCCAGGTCCGTACCCCGTCTCCTCCCGGGTCTCGGGATTCGAACTCTCTCAGTGAAGAGCCCTTGATAAACAAGGAGGAAGTGCCATGGAGGCAGCTGGAGCGGGAACCAATTACAGGGCAGAGCTTCGATAGCACAGACCAATCAGAATTCACGCTGGAGCCACATATTCTAG TGGCCGACCTGCTGTACTGGAAGGACTCGCGGACGTCAGGCGCCGTGTTCACGGGCCTCATGgtctccctgctctgtctcctgCACTTCAGCATCGTGTCCGTGGCCGCACACTCCGCCCTGCTGATGCTGGGCGCCACCATCTCTCTCAGGGTTTACCGCAAAGTGCTGCAGGCTCTGCACAAGGGCGACGGCACCAACCCCTTCCA GGCCTACCTGGATGTGGACTTGACCTTGAGCCGCGAGCAGACAGAGCATCTGTCCCGGCTGATCGCCTCCCAGGTGGTCTCGGGGGTCATTCAGTTGCGGCATTTCTTCCTCGTTGAAGACCTCGTGGACTCTCTCAAG CTGGCCCTTCTCTTCTACATCCTGACCTTTGTGGGTGCTGTCTTCAATGGTTTGACTCTCCTCATTCTGG GAGTGATCGCTTTATTCACCCTTCCGCTGCTCTACCGGCAACACCAG GCCCAGATCGACCAGTACATGGGACTGGTGACCAATCAGCTGAGCCACATCAAAACTAA GATCCGAGCTAAGATTCCAGGGACCGGAGCCCTTGCCTCGGCTGCTGCCACCGTTTCCGGATCCAAAGCCAAAGCCGAATGA